In Camelus dromedarius isolate mCamDro1 chromosome 7, mCamDro1.pat, whole genome shotgun sequence, the sequence ATCTAGTTTCAAAATGAATAGCTAGTCCAGCATTAAAAGGCCTACCTCCACCGCCCTCAGGATGTCTCTGAACACCGACCGCTGCTTCCTCTTGTCCACTTTGGCCCGGTGCTTATTTCCATCTGTAGCCAAAGCCCTAAGCATCTGAGTCAAAGACTCCATGTCTTCATAAAAAAAGTCCTGgtcaggaaaaaaacaatttacTTTCACTTGCTGTTTTTTCGCCCCAATCTCTTCTAGAGCTAACAAAGAACAatccactttggaaaatattcaGCAGAGCTGCACAGAGCAATACAAATCTTTGAGCTATTTAGAGATCTTGGCACAGAcgcacatataaatacatattatcaTGCAAAAATTTAATCCAGAAGTGCTGCCTACAAGATGATACACCCCAAATGATGAACATTCCCCTTCCAAGTATATCCAGATGCATCAACAAGTGCTTACAGTGCTCCCACCATATTCAAGACAGTACTGGGATTTCAAAGTTCAGTGACAGTCAGATAGACACAAAGCATTACAGCTTCTATCTGTCCTCCAGTTCCCCAGCCCCCAAAGCACATATTCCCCAAATGCTAAAAATTCTTATTCCAGAAAGGGCAAGCTTTCAGTAATGCTTTCTAAAGCACCTAATTTCTAATTGACTGGCCATATTTAGAATAAGCAACCAGATATTTATATCAGGTACACAACTCAAGTGATTAAATTATTCAAGAAAGGAAGGTATTTAATCACTTTTGGAGGGAAGCCACAAAATGTATTACTATTTGCTATGACCTTGACTGTGGGCTTCCTTGATATAGTTTAAGTGGCTATACTTCTAAGAAGTCTCTTTATTTTGGGTGTTTTTACTCTCTAATTACATTTTACAACcacattaaaaactaaaagatGATTCAAAGTTATTTAGCTGACCAAAACTAGTGCAGACACTTATAGAAGCAAGATGGTGAGCTATCTCCAGTTCTGATTATTAATGCCTATTAAACAATTTTTGCATTGGTGATAATAATCATTTAACTTGTTCTGTTAAAACAAGCAGCTCTTATTGTGGGCATTCTTCACATTGTATATGTAATTGTTCAGTCTCAAAAAGtataaatgtaatttcttttaatGCCTAAAAATGAAAAGGTTTATTACAGTCATGGAAAATAAGCTTGAAAttaacacaaatattcttttaggTACATAAGTACATATTTGCTTACTGTCAATATTTTAGAGATTGtacatttttaactttctaaCAAATGTTCTCTTCAAATGCTGTAATTCAACTTCCTATGTCTGAGTTAGCTGGAGATAATACCAGTTAATAAGATTTTCATCTAGAAAAGCAATTACCAAAGCTGATGAGGTATTAAAACAGTCCAGCGTTATGTTGATCTCTACATTTAAATTCCAATAAATGTGATTCCATCATAATAAAATGGGAAATCATTTTACTAGTAGAAACAAGTACATTTCAGGGACTGGCAGCTTCCTATTCATTTCACTGACTACTTACTCTTCTCTGTtattctccaaaaaaaaagttatggaagttttaaaaacatatatagaaGAATATAACTAAAATTAACAAGATGATGTGCATTATCTTAATTTGTTCTAAgcactgagaaccactgccagTAATTCTCAACAATCTTACCTCCCAGAGGACCTCTGActatatctggagacatttttggttgtcactaTCTGCCAGGAGGTACTCATGGCATCTACTAGGTGGAAGCCAGGGACTCTGCTAAACAtcttagtatatgtgctgccaaagagAGCTCAACGCTGCTAAACATCTTAAAATGTACAAGACAGCACCCCACCTCCAACAAAAATTACCCAGCCCAATGTAGTAAGAGTGCTGAAGTTGAGACACCCCACAGTAAATGATCTTAGCAATCAATAAAACTTGATCTAGTTTAGAGAGTCTGAATCACTGAGTTCAGTATAGtacttatgaaaataaatattaaatactatagGGAAATGTCTCCATTAAGTGCTTGTacgttaaaaagaaaacagaaaatatgacaaaaatagtTCAATAGAATCCAAAAGCCAATTTACTGGACTTTCGGATAACTGTGCAGTAAAACTGTACACTCAGGGACAAATGAAAAATGGACTCTTAGAGGTACAAATAAATATCTTAACTCTtctcaacaatgaaaaaaaaactacGTAGTCATTACCACATGAAAGGGTCAAAAGTCCTGGATCAGAATTCTCAAATCTACTAGTCACTAcaccaagttttaaaaattatgaaactttTTTGTCACTTGTAAAATGAAAGTATCCACTCTCCCACACGAcagttttaaggattaaataagatggtAAATATAAATTCGCCCAATAAATTATGAAGCATAAACTATTATATCAATATTCTAGACTTAGAAGAATTTATACGGaattggactttaaaaaaaaatcagtgtagcAATTACACCTACATGAGGAAGTTTACTGTCATACAAAACATAGGTTTTGCAGTCAGAATATCTAGGTTTGAATCATAAACATCTATTATTTAGATATATATAACCTTGGACATAATTACATTAGCAATTTGTGCCTCAGGTTCCTCTTACATAAAACGGGATAGTTAATACCACCCAGGTCTCATAGGTTTATTGCAAGgactaagtaaaatatatttatgtatttttaaaatatatgaaacatagTACATAAACATCCATTATGCTAAAGATCTCTTATGATATAGCTTGTTTCAGCCTAACAATATAAATGTGACAAACAGGTCAGCTAAGATAATTATTTCATACAAAATAACAGCTATAAGAAGTTAAATGGCTTCAAAAGCTGAATGgaatgaggatgaaatgagaccacagaaaacttctggaagagtttaaACACAGGGTAAGATACTTAAGGTCACAAAAATCATCCCCCCAATATACAAGTCATTGGAGCACTGactgtaaacaaaatgaaataagctAAGTCTTGGATGGCTATCCTGGGTGTCAAGAAATAATCATAGGAAAGCCTAACATTGAAACAGATTTTGAACCCTCCCCAGTTCACTGCAAAGTGCTGACTATTATTTCTAGAATGGTTTTATCTGACTCTGCTCAGCTACAAAGACGTCTGTTCTTTTCATTCCCTGCTAACTGAGGCAGATTGTCTCTGTCAAGGTACGGAAACACTTTTAATGGGTCAGTTATCCTACAAACAACGGCAAGAAATAAATGAGAGGCACGTGGAGTTGCCCTCTctagaaatataaaatctaaGTCATTTATGATTTAGGACCAAGGACCGTGCTGTTAgtctttggattttcttttcttctttcctgctgtGTCTCTGTCCTGTAGCACTGTCCCTGTCGGGttaggtgggaggtgggagagggcaaACTGAGGAAGGTCTGATTCTactatattttggcatattttccTGAATCGGCATATCACGTGGCCCATAGACCTATAATTCCATCTACTAGTCTGTCTTAGCTTGTTACCCTAGAGAGCTCCTAAAAGGCCACTACTAGCCTACTAGCAAGGCGGAGGAAATACACAATTCAGCCAACAGTACAGAATAGCTCCCACTTAGACTGTGCGCATGTGCTCCCAACAACCCTTTGAGCTAGTGactattattttctccattttaaagataaggatacaactatatataaaaatagattaaaagaagtttctgctgtatagcacagggaacaatgttcaatatcttgtagtaacctttaatgaaaaagagtatgaaaatgaatatctgtatgtatatgcatgacagggaccactgtgctatacaccagaaatggacacattgtaactgactgtacttcaatatagaaataaataaaaataaaaataaatttaaaaaataaataaagataaggaTACTGAAGCGTAGTGAAGTTGCCTGACATCAAGCAACTCCTAAGTGGAAGAGAAAATCTAAACGTAGGCAGGTGGCTACGGAGTACACTCCCCTGCTTGGTTACATGGCAGGCAGTAACCCACCGTAAACTAAGGGGGCGCTCACCAGCAAATGATGACTAATCTTCATATCGGCTTTAACAAATAGCTATTATTAATAACCAGCTCGTTCTTTAGCACCCAACCTAGCAGCCAGCTCTTTGGAAGTTTTTTCCTAAGTCTCCCAGGCTTATGTCATTACACTGCTAGATTTCCAGGTTAATAGTATCACAAAATATTATGTTAGCAAGAGGCTCTGAATAATTCAATGCTTCACATGGGCAAGGAATTAATTTACATCAACCTATATATTCATCAACACCTGGTTTAATTAAATTTCTCAACACTCTATAACCATCCCCAACCACCACCATATATTCactccttttaaaaagcttactgACTTAACAAAAATGGCAAACAAAACACTAGGTTCTGTTTTATAACCCAGTTCACTTTGTCTTTGACAAGGACTTAGGTCAAATTAAACACGTTTGGATGCGTTCTCCTGAATATCACATATGACTGATTAAGCCAGAGAACATAAGAAATGTAGGtggtaaaatatttacatttatgcaAACTTAAATAAATTCAGCATGTATAATTTAAACtgcatttcaaaggaaaaagaaaagaaattactaTTTTAGTAGAGGAATACAAGATCAAAAACTGGGATATCTAGCTTCTGTGCCTTGAGGTTAAGGAGCCATTAACTagctcaataaaattaaattgacTGATAACTTGAGTCCAATTTCTCACATAAGGAGATTCATTATCTACTGACAGCATTAATAACTTACTTTTAATTTGTACCTGCTATCTttcaaggtgggggaggggaggcagcactAGGGAAAGATaccttccagaaaaaaattttaagacccTAAACGTTTCTTTAAACAAGGCTTAGAATGGAATGTGAATAACCAGGCAACCCAGAACACGTATTCACCTTACTTAGAATTAGCCACTGTTAAATAACTTCTTGAATTGCTGAAAAAGTCTTCTGGAAATACagtctttctctttaaattaaacAGCAGCTAGTAAGTAACCCAAGGTTCACAACAGAGGTCACAACCCAAGGTGACCAATCGTCCCTTACAGCCTAAGATGAAGGGTTTCCTAGAACACAGGACCTTTCAGTGCTAAACCTGGCATACTACCCAGACAGTGGACCACCCATCACAAACTCAAATACCTCTGAAAGCCGAACTGTGGTAAAAAACAATCCTGAGTGGACAATGGTGGAGAACTGCAAAGCACACATCCCAGGCTAAAGGGCCATGTTTACTTCCATCTTTGGCTTAGAAAAGTTAAACAATAGTAACTAAACTCCTCTGATCCCAAACCTATGCTGACTTACTATTTCAACCATCTGTCTGACATTTATTATAAAGCATCCAAGACAGAATTTTCTTATTGTGTCCTGTCTGACAAATCCAAGCAGATCTACAAAGATTATACTAGAAAATTCTCtcctgacacaacattgtaaactaactatacttcaattgaaaaaaataataaaagctctCTCCATAATGAGTGTACCTAAACTTCAGGTCTACAGACAGCAACAATTAAGTGTAATGAACTACACTCAAATATTGCTCTACCAACCTCTACTGGTTTATGCTCTTAAAAGTATTATATTACCACTGCCAAAAAGCAGGTTCTCAAGCGGGCCATGCTCCAAAGTCATCACCCAATTTATAGCTGTGAAGGTAATGACAGAGTGATGATTCTTGTGGCACAAGGTTTTTCCATTACCCATCAGGACTTACACTCTCTATTCCTCTGGCCAGTTCAAACAGAAGCGCCAAAGATTCACCAGCAGCTATTCTCATGTTTACATCATCAGAAGAGAGGAGGCTTGGAAGTTTATGGAAATGcctaaaaaaaatcagtcattacTATATGAACACAACCAATTATGTCATTAAATGTTGTTTTTATAaagtatgaaattaaaatatatacatctcAAGCTTTTTCTTCACTTCATTGATTGGGCATATGGTCAGTAACAATGTCCAAGCGAGGAGAGAGCTGATATGAAGCACTGTGTTAGGAGTGCTGCAAATTACATTAGCGTCTTTCTCCTTGAGATACGACTTCGTGAAGATGTTTTCCAAACACTGCAGAGTTGAATATAGCTCCTAGTGCACACGAATATGAAAAAAGATTACCATCTTAAATGAGAAATGTGCAAATAACTGGAGTCAAAAGCTGTCTACTTACAGTAATATCATCTGTGGCAATAAAACAGCAAACACCAAAGCAAGTTGCACactgaaaaaggcaaaaagaaaacagacattaatgtttgtcattttcttattaaTCTACATCTTCCTGCCTTTATAATTCAATGTGAAAAATTTCTCAACTACGTCACTATGTTAGGTCTCAAGCATAgtataaaaagagagaatgaatgtAGGATCAAGAGTTAAGGGAAGCAGGTTTTAGTCCAAGATCTGCTACTAAACTTTAGGAAAGTTACCCCATTTCCCTCAGATCTTCCTTCATTAATCTAAAGAAGCATTTCAAACTTCACCGCCAAGTCAAAGACAAAGATGATGTTTGGACATCTGAGATAAAGAAACCTACTCTCTCTATTAAAAACCTTTACAACACAAagcttaaaaaattcaaataactaTCCTCAAACTTCCCACTGAAAGAAGGAGCTCTTTAACTCAGATTTTTACTTGTTTTGGAATATGTTGAAAAGAGATTGGGAATCCTATAATTGCTTTCTTAGGGggttaaaaaaagggggggggcaaaGCAAGTGAGTACACTCCACCATCACCAAGGTAAAGCTCACCTAACAAGACTCAGAATAGGTCCATACAATCTGCTTACAACATAGATCGGAGCCATCAATGCTCAAAACACTGCTCTAACAAATTTATCACACAAGGACAGAATTGGAAATTTGTTAAGGCTTTATTattcttcatttcccttttccctAAAGGTCATCACTAAGCATGTTGTTGCCAGTACCACTAAAGCCTAAGACTTTAAAGTCACCATTCACATGCCCACGTTGAAGCTAGTTCTGTTCCAGAACTATGAGGACACCTGTAGTATTAATCCGCTTGGTGTcactaatttattttcattatttcatccTGGTAAAAACTGGACAATGTTAAAATTCAAAAGTAGCCTAAGCATTATTCTTAGTAAAGGAAAATTTCAATCTGTAATCCCTTCTCCTAAGTATGCAGCAGAAGCAAGGCCACATCACTCCCTTTGATTACTCTAAGAGAAACGGCAGATTAAAAATTATGACCCTCTACATTTAATAGATTCCAGTTGCTAATATGCAGGAGCAtggtaaaagttttttttttaattcacagcaAAAGAAGTATGAAGAAAGTGCCTTGAGAGGACCACAACAAACTCACATGCAACCAAAATTAAGCAATTGCTCCAAGTATCTAATCAATAGTGTTTTCTGTTAAACATTTCAAACACCCCTATAGTCCTGCACGATTTAAAACTTGCATGACACTAGGAAAGACAGGAAGGTAAAGAGCAAaagattaattaaatattttaggattaCTAACTACTGGAGGACAGAAATTCCTATGAAGTCACCAAACTCCCATTCCTTTGCCTCCAGGAAAAACAGCTAGACTATTCCCAGCATCCACACAGGTGGTAAACCAAGGAACTCTCAGAAGCAGAAGTGATGTGCCTCTGTTTCTAGCTCTCCCCATGTGGCTTACCAGACCTGCCATTTGAAAAGGACCTAGAGGTAAGGCagagctggagggatgccaaggGACCCTGCTGACCTGACCGCACAGTGATATGAACAAGAAATAGACTTTTATTAAGCCAGTAAGACTTCAGGGCTTATCTGATACAAAGATTAATGTTATTTACCTTAATATTGTAATACTAAAGAGGTAGATAATTTGAATTATTAGTATTAAAAAGTTCACAACTTTAACTGGTTCTCTTGTTAGGAAAATAGCTTAAAATTCAAGTCCCCTAAGATTAAATTCCTGAGATCTGTTAAGACTCTCAAGATCCATTAAGATTCCAGTCTTAAAATCCTTTAAGATTCAAATCCTCTAAGACCACCTCACAGAAAATGTTCATGGGATCACTTAAATTGCTTATTAGCACACCAAAAACAACCAACCTCCCTCCAAAACCCACAATGTTAAGTCAAATGTTGTAAGTAGTAAATATCAATTAGAGAATGAAGCTCTTCCAAACCCCAAAACCAGATGAATATTTCACAAGTCAGAGTTTCAGAGTTTCCTACATCTACCAAATCTACTGATGGAAACACAGCGTTAAGCTTTTTCATAAGAACTTTTAGGTCacctcagcaaaaaaaaattttttttaaaaaaaacctcattacatttcttagaatgaaaaataaccatataaaaaatACTGTTGAGACCACTTCTTTAAGTTCCAATAAAAATTGGATCATCTTAAATAACTCAACATAGCACTGTATTTCATATCAGCATAAGATCTTCAATTTCAAAGATGCAGAAATTTGCTCTTCCTAGGATGCTCTCAAGtctcagaaaatttaagaaaacaattgtCATATTGAGTCTGCTcactaaaattaaagaaaaatgagaataaaatgttaataaaaaactCACTTTCCTAGATTATTCATCACAATCTCTGGGTGACGTGCCCAGACAgatctgtaaatttaaaaatcctaTACTTACAGTTTGCCTAGCCTGGATACTAGCTGTTCCatcacaaattattttcttcaggaTTGGTCCGAGAGTTTTTAAAACCTCTTCACTTTCAATTCCAGGGCCCAACTGAATACACAGAACAGACGCTAAAGCTGCAGCCGCACGCTGCTCATCACTTTTACCTATAAAAGAAGCCACAGCGCAACTATGACAAATTATTTTCAGTAGACTTATTAAGGCAGCAATTTCCCAAATTTGTTCAATTTCAAAATAGCATCTACCATTTATGAAACCCATAAGATGCTCTAGGCTTTGACATGAGCTATAAACCTTAGTGAGATTAAAGAGCTCAAACTCTGGAAACAAACCTCAGGCAAATCCTAGATCCATCACTTATTAGCCAAATTATCTTCAACCAAttattcttatttcaaaatagatttcctcatctgtaaaatgaagattaaCACCTATCTTAAGGGAGTCCTGTAACAATTCagcaaaataata encodes:
- the IFRD1 gene encoding interferon-related developmental regulator 1 isoform X2, with the translated sequence MSHCSGYSDPSSFAEDGPEVLDEEGTQEDLEYKLKGLIDLTLDKSAKTRQAALEGIKNALASKMLYEFILERRMTLTDSIERCLKKGKSDEQRAAAALASVLCIQLGPGIESEEVLKTLGPILKKIICDGTASIQARQTCATCFGVCCFIATDDITELYSTLQCLENIFTKSYLKEKDANVICSTPNTVLHISSLLAWTLLLTICPINEVKKKLEMHFHKLPSLLSSDDVNMRIAAGESLALLFELARGIESDFFYEDMESLTQMLRALATDGNKHRAKVDKRKQRSVFRDILRAVEERDFPTETVKFGPERMYIDCWVKKHTYDTFKEVLGSGMQYHLQSNEFLRNVFELGPPVMVDAATLKTMKISRFERHLYNSAAFKARTKARSKCRDKRADVGEFF